A window from Citrus sinensis cultivar Valencia sweet orange chromosome 5, DVS_A1.0, whole genome shotgun sequence encodes these proteins:
- the LOC102623810 gene encoding serine/threonine-protein kinase ZRK3 isoform X2, with protein MLHHNSPTTGKMLSSLSIKRKSSSEAADSNMVRNEKLLLQKLIATFNGKRNPIRAFSAKDLKKATNNYDLHKVIQSDTSYRLFEGTLVDQDRPISVMKFHDNSTLDDVEYCFNNIIFSSQMKHKNILKLIGCCLETELPTLVFESVKYGTLRGFSFASLLIAPRIKIAMEIANAVAYLHVGFDRPIVFRCIKASNVLLDENYSAKLHDFSLSVSIPEGETHVREEFIKGAYGFIAPEYFATSSFNEMCDVYSFGAFLCELLTGCNVLEFKGNGNDDDLTVLEYAKKSIENNRFGAIVDPIFDEDNSFPGKEEKLQSLGQLMYKCLSKSPEHRPLMVDVAKQLRQMYLSVV; from the exons ATGTTGCATCATAATTCACCGACCACAG GGAAAATGCTTTCATCTTTGAGTATAAAGAGGAAGAGTTCAAGTGAAGCTGCTGACAGTAATATGGTGAGGAATGAAAAACTCTTGCTGCAAAAATTGATTGCCACTTTCAATGGTAAACGTAATCCTATTCGAGCCTTCTCTGCTAAAGATCTCAAGAAAGCAACTAACAATTACGATTTACATAAAGTTATACAAAGTGATACATCATATAGATTATTTGAGGGTACATTAGTGGATCAGGATCGTCCAATTTCTGTTATGAAGTTCCACGACAATTCAACCTTGGACGATGTAGAATATTGTTTCAATAACATCATATTTTCgtcacaaatgaaacataagaACATTTTGAAGTTAATTGGATGCTGTTTAGAGACCGAATTGCCCACTTTAGTTTTTGAATCTGTCAAGTATGGCACTCTTCGTGGGTTTtcttttgcatctttattaATCGCACCCAGAATAAAGATTGCCATGGAAATAGCTAATGCAGTTGCATATCTTCATGTTGGATTTGACAGACCCATTGTTTTTAGATGTATCAAAGCCTCCAATGTCTTATTGGATGAGAATTATTCTGCCAAACTCCATGATTTTTCACTATCGGTGTCCATCCCAGAGGGTGAAACTCATGTGCGAGAGGAATTTATAAAAGGGGCGTATGGATTTATAGCTCCTGAGTACTTCGCAACAAGCAGTTTTAATGAGATGTGTGACGTTTATAGTTTTGGTGCATTTCTATGTGAGCTTTTAACTGGATGCAACGTCTTAGAGTTTAAGGGCAATggaaatgatgatgatttgacTGTTTTAGAATATGCGAAGAAAAGCattgaaaataatagattTGGTGCGATAGTAGATCCTATATTTGATGAAGACAACTCGTTTCCTGGGAAAGAGGAGAAACTGCAATCTCTTGGACAGCTTATGTATAAATGCCTCAGTAAATCACCTGAACATAGGCCATTGATGGTGGATGTTGCAAAGCAACTAAGGCAAATGTATCTATCTGTTGTTTAA
- the LOC102623810 gene encoding serine/threonine-protein kinase ZRK3 isoform X1, whose translation MTHGPFVGYGKLAYKSIMHLCYISTGKMLSSLSIKRKSSSEAADSNMVRNEKLLLQKLIATFNGKRNPIRAFSAKDLKKATNNYDLHKVIQSDTSYRLFEGTLVDQDRPISVMKFHDNSTLDDVEYCFNNIIFSSQMKHKNILKLIGCCLETELPTLVFESVKYGTLRGFSFASLLIAPRIKIAMEIANAVAYLHVGFDRPIVFRCIKASNVLLDENYSAKLHDFSLSVSIPEGETHVREEFIKGAYGFIAPEYFATSSFNEMCDVYSFGAFLCELLTGCNVLEFKGNGNDDDLTVLEYAKKSIENNRFGAIVDPIFDEDNSFPGKEEKLQSLGQLMYKCLSKSPEHRPLMVDVAKQLRQMYLSVV comes from the coding sequence ATGACTCATGGTCCATTTGTTGGATACGGAAAGCTAGCATATAAGTCAATCATGCATTTATGCTATATATCGACAGGGAAAATGCTTTCATCTTTGAGTATAAAGAGGAAGAGTTCAAGTGAAGCTGCTGACAGTAATATGGTGAGGAATGAAAAACTCTTGCTGCAAAAATTGATTGCCACTTTCAATGGTAAACGTAATCCTATTCGAGCCTTCTCTGCTAAAGATCTCAAGAAAGCAACTAACAATTACGATTTACATAAAGTTATACAAAGTGATACATCATATAGATTATTTGAGGGTACATTAGTGGATCAGGATCGTCCAATTTCTGTTATGAAGTTCCACGACAATTCAACCTTGGACGATGTAGAATATTGTTTCAATAACATCATATTTTCgtcacaaatgaaacataagaACATTTTGAAGTTAATTGGATGCTGTTTAGAGACCGAATTGCCCACTTTAGTTTTTGAATCTGTCAAGTATGGCACTCTTCGTGGGTTTtcttttgcatctttattaATCGCACCCAGAATAAAGATTGCCATGGAAATAGCTAATGCAGTTGCATATCTTCATGTTGGATTTGACAGACCCATTGTTTTTAGATGTATCAAAGCCTCCAATGTCTTATTGGATGAGAATTATTCTGCCAAACTCCATGATTTTTCACTATCGGTGTCCATCCCAGAGGGTGAAACTCATGTGCGAGAGGAATTTATAAAAGGGGCGTATGGATTTATAGCTCCTGAGTACTTCGCAACAAGCAGTTTTAATGAGATGTGTGACGTTTATAGTTTTGGTGCATTTCTATGTGAGCTTTTAACTGGATGCAACGTCTTAGAGTTTAAGGGCAATggaaatgatgatgatttgacTGTTTTAGAATATGCGAAGAAAAGCattgaaaataatagattTGGTGCGATAGTAGATCCTATATTTGATGAAGACAACTCGTTTCCTGGGAAAGAGGAGAAACTGCAATCTCTTGGACAGCTTATGTATAAATGCCTCAGTAAATCACCTGAACATAGGCCATTGATGGTGGATGTTGCAAAGCAACTAAGGCAAATGTATCTATCTGTTGTTTAA